CCGGGGGCCGGCTGCCAGTGGACGGGGCCGTCCGGGGCGGACGCGGCCCGGACCGGGGCTCCGGCGGTTCGCGAGGAGGCCTGCGCGGGGCGTCGGCCCGAGGGCGCGGCGGGAAGCCCGGGTCAGCCGGGCTGGCCGTATCCCTTGAGCGCTTCCGTCACCTCGTCCAGCTGGGCCGCGTCGAGCAGGGCCGGGGTGCGGCCGGGCACGGAGCTCGCGGTGAGCCAGAGGCGGCAGAGCCACTCCAGTTGGGCGGTGCGCTCGTAGGCCTGGTCGAGGGTGTCGCCGTAGGTGACGGTGCCGTGGTTGGCGAGCAGGCAGCCGGTACGGCCCTCCAGGGCCCCGAGCATGGCCTCGGCCAGTTCCGGGGTGCCGTAGCGGGCGTAGGCGGCGGTGCGGACGGGGCCGCCGAGGATGGCGGCCGCGTAGTGGACGAGCGGCACCTCGGTGACGAGGGTGGAGACGGCGGTGGCGTGCACGGCGTGGGTGTGGACCACGGCGGCGGCGCCGGTGGAGCGGTAGACCGCCAGGTGCAGGGGGAGTTCGCTGGTCGGCCCGAGGTCTCCGAGGACCTGGCGGCCCTCCAGATCGACTCCGACCGCGTCGTGGGGGCCGAGCCGGTCGTAGGGCACCCCGCTGGGCGTGACCAGGACCAGGTCGCCGACGCGGGCCGACACGTTGCCCGAGGTGCCGACGACGAGGCCGTCCGCCGCGCTGCGGCGGGCGGTCGCGACGACGTCCCGCCAGATGCGGCCGACGGATTCCGGGTGCTGCTCGCTCATGGGGCGAGCGTAGGGGGCAAGAGGCGCAACCGGAACGTCACATGGGAGGTGACGGAGGTCTCTTCCGAGTGCCGAACAGCCGTTCAAAATGTTCGCCAACCGGAGGCAAAGGACAGCCCACGCCCCGCCCCACAGGCGCTGCGGAGCCCCTCCCGCGCACAAGCGGAGGCGACCCACTCCGTTTGGGGTCACCGCAGCGCCCTGCTCAGTTCATCTTCCGTTCATCCAGGTTGCCTACGGTCCACGTGCCACTGACGTCGAACGATTGCCTGGGTAAATGGAACACATCACGCTGCTGCTTGCGATTGTGGTCGTGACAGCTCTCGTGTTCGATTTCACGAACGGTTTCCACGACACCGCCAACGCGATGGCGACCACCATCTCGACCGGCGCCCTGAAGCCCAAGACAGCGGTGGCGATGTCCGCCGTTCTCAACCTGATCGGCGCGTTCCTGTCGGTGGAGGTCGCCAAGACGATCTCCGGCGGGATCGTCAACGAAGACGGCATCAGAACCGAGGTCATCTTCGCGGCGCTCGTCGGCGCCATCCTGTGGAATCTCCTTACCTGGCTGGTCGGCCTGCCCTCCAGCTCCTCCCACGCCCTGTTCGGCGGACTGATCGGCGCCGCCGTCATGTCGGCCGGCTGGTCCTCGATCAACGGCGGCACCGTCGTCACCAAGGTGCTGCTGCCCGCGATCGCGGCCCCCCTGGTCGCCGGTATCGCCGCGATGCTGGCCACGCGGCTGACGTACCGGATCAACCGGAACGTCACCGACGAGGGTCAGCTCAAGTCGACCGCCAAGGGCTACCGGGCCGGACAGATCGCCTCCGCCGGTCTCGTCTCGCTCGCCCACGGCACCAACGACGCCCAGAAGACGATGGGCATCATCACCCTGGCGCTGGTCACCAGCGGTGTCCTGGCCCCCGGCTCCAACCCGCCCATGTGGGTCATCGTCTCCGCCGGTGTGGCCATCGCGCTCGGCACCTACCTCGGCGGCTGGCGCATCATCCGCACGATGGGCAAGGGACTGACCGACCTCCAGCCGCCGCAGGGCTTCGCCGCCCAGACCAGCGCGGCGACGGTCATCCTGGCCTCCTCGCACCTCGGCTTCTCGCTCTCCACCACCCAGTCCTGCTCCGGTGCCGTCATGGGCGCGGGCCTCGGCCGCAAGGGGGGCGTGGTCCGCTGGTCCACCGCCACCCGGATGTTCGTCGCCTGGGGGCTGACGCTCCCGGCGGCCGGTCTGATCGGTGCGGGCGCCGAGTTCCTGACCAAGCAGGGCCCCTGGGGCATCGCCGTCACGGCGGTCATCCTGGTGGGCGGTTCGTTCGCCATCTGGCTGGCCTCGCGCCGCCAGCCGGTCGACCACACCAACGTCAACGACACGGGCGACGACGAGCCCCAGGGCATCGTCACCACCGCCATGGCGGCGGTCCAGCCGCCGCCCGTCGGCGGCCCGGCCGCCGACCTCGCATCCACCATCCCGGCCCCCGCCTCGGCGCCCGACGACCCGGCCCGGCCGCCGGCCAAGGTGTAAGGACAGATCCGCATGAAAATCGACTGGGCAGCCCTCGCCTCCGTCTTCGGTGTCAGCCTGGTGGTCACCGTCGCGCTGGTCGGCCTCTTCACCCTGGGCATCGTCGCCCTCTCCAAGCAGTCCGCCACGGCCGGAAGCAGTGCTTCCGGCGGGTCGGTGGCGCTGGCGCGCACCGGCGCGTACGCCTGCTTCGCGCTGTGCGTCGCGGCGGTCTCGTACGGGATCTACCTGATCGTCGCCTGACCCCGTACCCCGCACTCCTCCGGGCCGGACACACCCTCGTGTGTCCGGCCCGATGTGCGTCTGCGCACAGTGGAGCCTCGCAGGTCAACAGCGAGTTGACGGCTGTTCGCGGGCCGTGGTGGACTGCCGGAGCCATTTACGGCGACAGCAGAGGAAGCCGGTGCGAATCCGGCGCGGTCCCGCCACTGTCACCGGGGAGCACTCCCCCACACCGGAACGTCACGGCCCGCGACACGCGGACTGGAAGGCCGGGGGAACTGCGGATCCGGAAGCCAGGAGACTCTCGTCGCCGGTCACGTCGAACCAGGGCGCGGACCCTGAGTGAGGACATACGCCATGCCCGGCCGCCGTGCGCCGCTTCCTTTGCCCCCCAGCTCCGGAACATCCCTCCCCGCGACCGGCTGAGCCGTGCGTGCCGACCGCGTCTTCGCGTACGGCGCCACGGCCGGGATGATCGCCGACACCCTGCTCGGCGACCCCCGTCGGGGCCACCCCGTCGCCGGATTCGGCCGCGCCGCCGCGCGGGCCGAGTCCTGTCTGTGGCGTGACGACCGGGCTGCGGGCGCCCTGCACACCCTCGTGTGCGCCGGAGGCGCCGTGGGGGCCGCCGCGCTGACCGCGCGCGCCGTCCGGGGCCGCCCCGCGCTCGCCGTCGCGCTGACCGCCGCCACCGCCTGGTCCGTCGTCGGGATGACGTCGCTGGGGCGGGAGGCGCGCGCCATCGGCGGCGCCCTGGCCGCCGGGGACCTGGAGGTGGCACGGGAGCGGCTGCCGCATCTGTGCGGGCGCGATCCGCACTCCCTGGACGGTCCGGGGATCGCCCGAGCGGTCGTCGAGTCGGTCGCCGAGAACACCTCGGACGCCGTCGTCGGCGCGCTGGTGTGGGGGGCGATCGGCGGGGTTCCGGGGCTCGTCGGCTTCCGGGCGGTGAACACGCTCGACGCGATGGTCGGCCACAAGTCGCCCCGCTACCGCCGGTACGGCTGGGCCTCGGCCCGCCTGGACGACCTCGCCGGGTGGCCCGGAGCCCGGTTGACGGCCGCGCTGGCCGTGGCGGCGGGCGGGCGGCCGCGGGAGGCCGTGCGCGCGTGGCGGGCGGACGCGGGGCGTCATCCGAGCCCGAACGCGGGACCGGTGGAAGCCGCGTTCGCCGGAGCGCTCGGCGTACGGCTGGGCGGAACGCTGGCGTACGCCGGTCGCGTCGAGCACCGGCCGGTGCTGAACGGGGAGTCCGGGCGGGACGTGCGGGGCGCGGACATCGAGCGCGCGGTACGGCTGTCGCGCCGGGTGAGCACGCTGGCCCTCGGCGTGTGCGTGGCGGGCCGGCTGGTCGCCGGGCGGACGGCGGCGGGACGGAGGCGGGAACGGTCATGAACGGCCCGGATGGGAACGCGGTGAACGGTCCGGCGGGGAACGCGGTACGGGAACGGGAGCGGACATGAGCGGCGGACTGCTGGTCGCGGGGACCACATCGGACGCGGGCAAGAGCGTCGTCACGGCGGGCATCTGCCGGTGGCTGGTGCGGCGGGGCGTGAAGGTCGCGCCCTTCAAGGCCCAGAACATGTCCCTGAACTCCTTCGTGACCCGCCAGGGCGCGGAGATCGGGCGGGCCCAGGCGATGCAGGCGCAGGCCGCCCGGGTGGAGCCGACGGCGCTGATGAACCCGGTGCTGCTGAAGCCCGGCAGCGACCGGTCCAGCCAGGTGGTCCTGATGGGGAAGCCGGTCGGCGAGATGAGCGCCCGGGGGTACCACGGGGGCCGTCAGGAGGCGCTGCTCGGGACGGTGACAGAGTGCCTGGAGCAGCTGAGGGCCACGTACGACGCGGTCATCTGCGAAGGAGCCGGGTCCCCGGCCGAGATCAATCTGCGGCGCACGGACATCGTGAACATGGGGATCGCGCGGGCCGCGAGGTTCCCGGTCCTGGTGGTCGGGGACATCGACCGGGGCGGGGTCTTCGCTTCCTTCTTCGGGACGACGGCGCTGCTGGGCGCGGAGGACCAGTCGCTCGTCGCGGGCTATCTGGTGAACAAGTTCCGGGGCGACGTCTCGCTGCTGGAGCCGGGCCTGGACATGCTGTTCGAGCTGACCGGGCGGCGGACGTACGGAGTTCTGCCGTACGCCCACGGGCTCGGCATCGACGAGGAGGACGGCCTGCGGGTGTCCCTGCGGGGTGCGGTGCGGGAGTCGGTCGTGGCTCCCCCGCACGGCGAGGACGTGCTGCGGGTGGCGGTCTGCGCGGTGCCGCTGATGTCGAACTTCACGGACGTGGACGCGCTGGCCGCCGAACCGGGCGTCGTCGTGCGGTTCGTGGACCGGGCTGAGGAGCTGGCCGACGCGGACCTGGTGATCGTGCCCGGGACGCGCGGCACGGTGAAGGCGCTGGCCTGGCTGCGCGAGCGGGGCCTCGCGGACGCGCTGGCGCGGCGGGCGGCGGAGGGCCGGCCGGTGCTGGGGATCTGCGGCGGGTTCCAGGTGCTCGGTGAGCGGATCGAGGACGAGGTGGAGTCGCGGGCGGGGGTCGTGGACGGGCTCGGCCTGCTGCCGGTGCGCATCCGCTTCGACCGGGACAAGACGCTGGCGCGGCCGGTGGGTTCGGCGCTGGGCGAGCCGGTGGAGGGGTACGAGATCCACCACGGGGTGGCCGATGTGCGGGGCGGGGAGCCGTTCCTCGACGGGTGCCGGGTGGGGACCGTGTGGGGGACGCACTGGCACGGGTCGCTGGAGAGCGACGCGTTCCGGCGGCGGTTCCTGGTGGAGGTGGCCCGGGCCGCCGGGCGGCGGTTCGTGCCGGCGCCGGACACGAGTTTCGGGGTGTTGCGGGAGGAGCAGCTGGACCGGCTCGGGGATCTGGTGGAGGAGCACGCGGACACGGACGCGTTGTGGCGGTTGATCGAAGGCGGGGCGCCTCCCGGGTTGCCGTTCGTGCCGCCGGGGGCGCCACCGTCGGGTGCGGGTGCGGGTGCTCCGGAGAGCCGGGGCGCTGCCCCGGACCCCGCTCCTCCATCGCCGGAGGGGCTTGAAACGGCTCCGCCGGAGAAGCGAGGAGAAGCCCCGAGGCCCCACGGGTCCGGCACTACTGATGTTGACATCCATGAGGAGGCCTTGTGAGTACGCCGTATCCCTTCACCGCGATCGTCGGGCAGGACGACCTGCGGCTCGGGCTGTTGCTGAACGCGGTCAGTCCGGCCGTCGGCGGGGTGCTCGTGCGGGGCGAGAAGGGGACCGCCAAGTCCACCGCCGTGCGGGCGCTCGCCGCGCTCGTGCCGGAGGTGCCCGTCGTGCCGGGGTGCCGGTTCTCCTGTGATCCCGTCTCGCCCGATCCGGCGTGTCCCGACGGGCCGCACGCGGAGGCCGCCGGTGTGTCGCGGCCCGCGCGGACCGTGGAGCTGCCCGTCGGCGCGTCCGAGGACCGGCTCGTGGGAGCGCTGGACATCGAGCGCGCGCTGTCGGAGGGCGTGAAGGCGTTCGAGCCGGGGCTGCTGGCCGACGCGCACCGCGGCATCCTGTACGTCGACGAGGTCAACCTGCTCCACGACCACCTGGTGGACCTGCTGCTGGACGCGGCGGCCATGGGCGCCTCGTACGTCGAGCGCGAGGGCGTCTCCGTACGGCATGCGGCACGGTTCCTGCTGGTCGGGACGATGAACCCGGAAGAGGGCGAGCTGCGGCCGCAGTTGCTGGACCGGTTCGGGCTGACCGTCGAGGTGGCCGCCTCCCGGGACACCGACGAGCGGGTCGAGGTCGTGCGGCGCAGGCTCGCGTACGACGACGATCCCGAGGGCTTCGCCGGCCGTTGGGCCGAAGAGGAGGAGGCGCTGCGGGAGCGGATCGCCGCCGCGCGCGCCCTGCTGACCCGGGTCGTGCTCGGTGACGGCGTGTTGCGGCAGATCGCCGCGACCTGCGCCGCGTTCGAGGTCGACGGGATGCGGGCCGACATCGTGATGGCCCGTACCGCGACCGCGCTGGCCGCCTGGGCGGGCCGGGAGGAGGTCACCGCCGACGATGTGCGGCAGGCCGCTCTGCTCGCGCTCCCCCACCGGCGTCGCCGCAACCCGTTCGACGCGCCCGGCCTGGACGAGGACAAGCTCGACCAGACCCTGGACGAGGCAGGTCCGCAGGCGGACGACGACGGCGACGACCAGCCCGATCCCGATCCCGACGGGGGCGGGAACGATGACGGCGGTGGTGGCGGTGGCGGCGTACCGCCCCAGGCCGACGGCGACCGTACCCAGCCGCAGGGCGAGGGCGACAGCGGTGGCGACACGCCGTCGCAGGCCCCTGGAGGCACTCCCGACGCGCCCGGCCGGTCCACCGGGGCCGAGCAGCAGCCCGTGGCGTCCGCCGAGCCGTTCCGGACGAAGATGCTCAGCGTGCCGGGGCTCGGCGAGGGCGCCGCGGGGCGGCGCTCCCGGGCCCGTACCGAGCACGGGCGCACCACCGGCGCCCGCCGCCCGCGGGGGTCGCTGACCAAGCTGCACCTGGCCGCGACCGTGCAGGCCGCCGCCCCGCACCAGCGGGCGCGCGGGCGCTCCGGGCGCGGGCTCGTGGTGCGCCGGGACGATCTGCGGCAGGCGACCCGGGAGGGGCGTGAGGGCAACCTCGTGCTGTTCGTCGTGGACGCGTCGGGCTCGATGGCGGCCCGGCAGCGGATGAGCGCGGTCAAGGGGGCCGTGCTGTCGCTGCTGCTCGACGCCTACCAGCGGCGGGACAAGGTCGGCCTGGTCACCTTCCGGGGCAAGGACGCCGAGGTGGCACTGCCGCCGACCTCCTCCGTGGACGCGGCGGCCTCCCGTCTGGAGTCGCTGCCGACCGGGGGCCGCACCCCGCTGGCCGCCGGGCTGCTCAAGGCGCACGACGTGCTGCGGGTCGAGCGGCTGCGCGATCCGTCGCGGCGACCGCTGCTCGTCGTGGTCACGGACGGCCGGGCGACCGGCGGGCCGGAGCCGGTGGCGCTCGCGGGGCGGGCCGGGCGGCTGCACCGCTCGGAGGGGACGGCATCCGTCGTCGTGGACTGCGAGTCGGGGTACGTACGCCTCGGTCTCGCCGGGGAGTTGGCCCGGGAACTGGGAGGCACCGCCGTCACGCTCGACGAGCTGCGGGCCGACTCGATCGCCGGGCTCGTCAAGGACGTCACCGCAGCCGGGAGGGCCGCTTAATGCCGCAGGGACAGCCGACATCGGTGCCGGACGACGGGCTCACCACCCGTCAGCGGCGCAACCGCCCGCTCCTGTTCGTCCACACGGGCATAGGCAAGGGCAAGTCGACGGCGGCCTTCGGGCTGGCGTTGCGGGCCTGGAACCAGGGCTGGCCGATCGGGGTGTTCCAGTTCGTGAAGTCCGCGAAGTGGAAGGTCGGCGAGGAGAACGCGCTGAAGGTCCTCGGAGCGAGCGGCGAGGGCGGCACCGTCGACTGGCACAAGATGGGCGAGGGCTGGTCCTGGGTCCAGCGCGACGGTCAGCTGGACAACGAGGAGAAGGCCCGTGAGGGCTGGGAGCAGGTCAAGCGCGACCTGGCGGCCGAGACGTACAAGCTGTACGTGCTCGACGAGTTCGCCTATCCGATGCACTGGGGCTGGATCGACACCGACGAGGTCGTCGAGGTGATGCGGAACCGGCCCGGCACCCAGCATGTGGTGATCACCGGCCGGAACGCGCCGGACAAGCTGATCGAAGCCGCCGACCTGGTGACCGACATGTCGAAGGTCAAGCACCCGATGGACGCGGGGCAGAAGGGCCAGAGGGGCATCGAGTGGTGAGTACGCCCCGTCTGGTCAT
The nucleotide sequence above comes from Streptomyces sp. NBC_01116. Encoded proteins:
- a CDS encoding class II aldolase/adducin family protein is translated as MSEQHPESVGRIWRDVVATARRSAADGLVVGTSGNVSARVGDLVLVTPSGVPYDRLGPHDAVGVDLEGRQVLGDLGPTSELPLHLAVYRSTGAAAVVHTHAVHATAVSTLVTEVPLVHYAAAILGGPVRTAAYARYGTPELAEAMLGALEGRTGCLLANHGTVTYGDTLDQAYERTAQLEWLCRLWLTASSVPGRTPALLDAAQLDEVTEALKGYGQPG
- a CDS encoding anion permease; translation: MEHITLLLAIVVVTALVFDFTNGFHDTANAMATTISTGALKPKTAVAMSAVLNLIGAFLSVEVAKTISGGIVNEDGIRTEVIFAALVGAILWNLLTWLVGLPSSSSHALFGGLIGAAVMSAGWSSINGGTVVTKVLLPAIAAPLVAGIAAMLATRLTYRINRNVTDEGQLKSTAKGYRAGQIASAGLVSLAHGTNDAQKTMGIITLALVTSGVLAPGSNPPMWVIVSAGVAIALGTYLGGWRIIRTMGKGLTDLQPPQGFAAQTSAATVILASSHLGFSLSTTQSCSGAVMGAGLGRKGGVVRWSTATRMFVAWGLTLPAAGLIGAGAEFLTKQGPWGIAVTAVILVGGSFAIWLASRRQPVDHTNVNDTGDDEPQGIVTTAMAAVQPPPVGGPAADLASTIPAPASAPDDPARPPAKV
- a CDS encoding cobalamin biosynthesis protein, whose translation is MRADRVFAYGATAGMIADTLLGDPRRGHPVAGFGRAAARAESCLWRDDRAAGALHTLVCAGGAVGAAALTARAVRGRPALAVALTAATAWSVVGMTSLGREARAIGGALAAGDLEVARERLPHLCGRDPHSLDGPGIARAVVESVAENTSDAVVGALVWGAIGGVPGLVGFRAVNTLDAMVGHKSPRYRRYGWASARLDDLAGWPGARLTAALAVAAGGRPREAVRAWRADAGRHPSPNAGPVEAAFAGALGVRLGGTLAYAGRVEHRPVLNGESGRDVRGADIERAVRLSRRVSTLALGVCVAGRLVAGRTAAGRRRERS
- a CDS encoding cobyric acid synthase: MSGGLLVAGTTSDAGKSVVTAGICRWLVRRGVKVAPFKAQNMSLNSFVTRQGAEIGRAQAMQAQAARVEPTALMNPVLLKPGSDRSSQVVLMGKPVGEMSARGYHGGRQEALLGTVTECLEQLRATYDAVICEGAGSPAEINLRRTDIVNMGIARAARFPVLVVGDIDRGGVFASFFGTTALLGAEDQSLVAGYLVNKFRGDVSLLEPGLDMLFELTGRRTYGVLPYAHGLGIDEEDGLRVSLRGAVRESVVAPPHGEDVLRVAVCAVPLMSNFTDVDALAAEPGVVVRFVDRAEELADADLVIVPGTRGTVKALAWLRERGLADALARRAAEGRPVLGICGGFQVLGERIEDEVESRAGVVDGLGLLPVRIRFDRDKTLARPVGSALGEPVEGYEIHHGVADVRGGEPFLDGCRVGTVWGTHWHGSLESDAFRRRFLVEVARAAGRRFVPAPDTSFGVLREEQLDRLGDLVEEHADTDALWRLIEGGAPPGLPFVPPGAPPSGAGAGAPESRGAAPDPAPPSPEGLETAPPEKRGEAPRPHGSGTTDVDIHEEAL
- a CDS encoding putative cobaltochelatase, yielding MSTPYPFTAIVGQDDLRLGLLLNAVSPAVGGVLVRGEKGTAKSTAVRALAALVPEVPVVPGCRFSCDPVSPDPACPDGPHAEAAGVSRPARTVELPVGASEDRLVGALDIERALSEGVKAFEPGLLADAHRGILYVDEVNLLHDHLVDLLLDAAAMGASYVEREGVSVRHAARFLLVGTMNPEEGELRPQLLDRFGLTVEVAASRDTDERVEVVRRRLAYDDDPEGFAGRWAEEEEALRERIAAARALLTRVVLGDGVLRQIAATCAAFEVDGMRADIVMARTATALAAWAGREEVTADDVRQAALLALPHRRRRNPFDAPGLDEDKLDQTLDEAGPQADDDGDDQPDPDPDGGGNDDGGGGGGGVPPQADGDRTQPQGEGDSGGDTPSQAPGGTPDAPGRSTGAEQQPVASAEPFRTKMLSVPGLGEGAAGRRSRARTEHGRTTGARRPRGSLTKLHLAATVQAAAPHQRARGRSGRGLVVRRDDLRQATREGREGNLVLFVVDASGSMAARQRMSAVKGAVLSLLLDAYQRRDKVGLVTFRGKDAEVALPPTSSVDAAASRLESLPTGGRTPLAAGLLKAHDVLRVERLRDPSRRPLLVVVTDGRATGGPEPVALAGRAGRLHRSEGTASVVVDCESGYVRLGLAGELARELGGTAVTLDELRADSIAGLVKDVTAAGRAA
- the cobO gene encoding cob(I)yrinic acid a,c-diamide adenosyltransferase, with protein sequence MPQGQPTSVPDDGLTTRQRRNRPLLFVHTGIGKGKSTAAFGLALRAWNQGWPIGVFQFVKSAKWKVGEENALKVLGASGEGGTVDWHKMGEGWSWVQRDGQLDNEEKAREGWEQVKRDLAAETYKLYVLDEFAYPMHWGWIDTDEVVEVMRNRPGTQHVVITGRNAPDKLIEAADLVTDMSKVKHPMDAGQKGQRGIEW